One window from the genome of Magnolia sinica isolate HGM2019 chromosome 4, MsV1, whole genome shotgun sequence encodes:
- the LOC131242930 gene encoding uncharacterized protein LOC131242930, producing MGQHDQTVRNAEKLVERAMKGNDASHDAAHAFRVRDLALSLAHEEGLPSPHSMFVVELAALLHDIGDHKYVREHSEEAMMVERFLEEEGLEESLKQKILGIIKGMGFKDELARTEFGKFPLEFGVVQDADRLDAIGAIGIARCFTFGGSRNQALHDPQIHPRLNLSKEQYMKKDEKQTTVNHFHEKLLKLKDMMKTQAGKRRAEKRHNFMQDFLTEFYEEWEGRA from the exons atggggcagCATGATCAGACGGTGAGGAACGCAGAGAAGCTGGTGGAGAGGGCCATGAAAGGGAACGATGCATCACACGACGCTGCACACGCTTTCAGAGTTAGAGATCTCGCTCTCTCCTTAGCTCACGAGGAAGGTCTTCCTTCTCCTCATTCCATGTTCGTT GTAGAGCTTGCAGCACTTCTGCATGACATAG GAGACCACAAATATGTGAG GGAGCATTCTGAGGAGGCAATGATGGTTGAGAGGTTTCTTGAGGAGGAGGGGTTAGAGGAGAGCTTAAAACAGAAGATACTGGGGATTATAAAGGGAATGG GTTTCAAAGATGAACTTGCACGTACTGAATTTGGCAAATTTCCCCTAGAGTTTGGGGTTGTTCAAGATGCTGACCGACTTGATGCAATTGGGGCTATTG GAATTGCTCGATGCTTTACATTTGGTGGAAGTAGGAACCAAGCATTGCATGATCCTCAGATTCACCCCCGATTGAATTTATCGAAGGAACAATATATGAAGAAAGATGAGAAGCAGACCACTGTGAATCATTTCCATGAGAAGCTACTGAAGCTGAAGGATATGATGAAAACACAG GCTGGTAAAAGAAGGGCTGAGAAAAGGCACAATTTCATGCAGGATTTCTTAACAGAATTCTATGAAGAATGGGAGGGAAGAGCGTAA